The Limibacillus halophilus genome has a window encoding:
- a CDS encoding DUF488 domain-containing protein yields the protein MHTLFTIGYEGTDISRFLKTLKNVGVTVLADVRAVPVSRKKGFSKNSLRSSVESVGIEYLPLRQLGDPKAGRIAARAGRYGEFREIYEKHLEQPDAVEAIKVLEGVSIDRSTCLLCFERAPETCHRSIIADRITRKGFSTLNLYADDPERYVRNPISVSSYSIGQSASAAE from the coding sequence ATGCACACATTGTTTACAATCGGCTACGAAGGAACCGATATTTCCCGGTTTCTTAAAACATTGAAGAATGTGGGCGTGACGGTTCTTGCAGATGTAAGGGCGGTGCCGGTCTCGAGGAAAAAAGGGTTTTCCAAAAACAGTCTTAGATCGTCCGTGGAGAGCGTTGGCATTGAATATTTGCCTCTGAGGCAATTGGGAGATCCAAAAGCAGGTAGAATTGCCGCCCGGGCAGGACGCTACGGCGAGTTTCGTGAGATTTATGAGAAGCACCTTGAACAACCGGACGCTGTAGAAGCGATAAAGGTGCTTGAGGGGGTTTCTATAGATAGGTCAACATGTCTTTTATGCTTTGAACGCGCGCCGGAAACTTGCCATCGATCTATAATTGCAGATAGAATTACACGCAAAGGTTTTTCAACCTTAAACTTATATGCCGACGATCCGGAACGTTATGTCCGCAACCCGATTAGTGTCTCAAGTTATAGTATTGGTCAAAGCGCTTCCGCAGCCGAGTAA
- a CDS encoding sulfite exporter TauE/SafE family protein, whose product MPDLSPFLTNPEFPLAIGFVVLAGLVRGFSGFGSAMVLSPSLAWLYGPQVGVPLLLLLDLVVALQMMPEALRTGHKRTLRTLCPAAVVGLPIGIWALDVMPAEVLQRTIAAVVLLAVVVMAMKPRREMPGTGGALIAGALSGITNGASGMAGPPVILFFLSGGNTPATIRGSLSLFFLFTDLIGCIGLIIVGKLTLQVAALAVLMVIPLAIGTLLGTVLFNRGASPALYKGLALVIVGAVGVMGLIL is encoded by the coding sequence ATGCCTGATCTCTCGCCCTTCCTGACAAACCCTGAGTTTCCCCTGGCCATTGGATTTGTCGTTCTCGCGGGGCTGGTGCGCGGTTTTTCGGGATTCGGCTCGGCGATGGTTTTATCCCCGTCTCTAGCCTGGCTCTATGGCCCCCAGGTCGGCGTGCCGCTGCTGTTGTTGCTGGACTTGGTCGTCGCCTTGCAGATGATGCCCGAGGCGCTGCGGACCGGGCACAAGAGAACGCTCAGAACCTTGTGTCCAGCGGCGGTCGTCGGCTTGCCGATTGGGATTTGGGCACTCGATGTCATGCCGGCAGAGGTGCTTCAGCGCACCATCGCTGCTGTCGTACTCTTGGCCGTTGTGGTCATGGCAATGAAGCCGCGGCGAGAAATGCCCGGAACAGGCGGCGCCTTGATCGCCGGGGCATTGTCCGGAATCACCAACGGCGCTAGTGGCATGGCCGGCCCGCCCGTGATCCTGTTTTTCCTTTCCGGCGGTAACACACCGGCCACGATACGCGGCAGTCTCAGCCTATTCTTTCTCTTCACCGATTTAATCGGGTGCATCGGCTTGATCATTGTCGGGAAGCTGACCCTGCAGGTTGCCGCGCTTGCCGTCCTGATGGTCATTCCTCTGGCGATAGGGACGCTTCTCGGTACCGTTCTGTTCAATCGAGGGGCCTCTCCTGCTCTCTACAAAGGCCTTGCGTTGGTGATCGTCGGTGCCGTTGGTGTCATGGGGTTGATCCTTTGA
- a CDS encoding nuclear transport factor 2 family protein: MPLTLDAVRTMAESYAGAWSSHDPVAVASFYEEGGRITINHGEPTIGRAAIAEVAQSFYDAFPDLVVYLDDIRLAGNDAVFLWTLEGINSGSGGTGNRVRVSGWEAWRLSEDCRVAQSMGYFDAVEYARQIEEGV, encoded by the coding sequence ATGCCTTTGACATTGGACGCGGTTCGAACAATGGCGGAAAGCTACGCTGGAGCCTGGAGTTCCCACGACCCTGTTGCGGTTGCATCGTTTTATGAGGAAGGCGGCCGAATCACGATCAACCACGGTGAACCTACAATCGGTCGGGCGGCTATTGCGGAGGTTGCGCAGAGCTTTTACGACGCGTTTCCAGACCTCGTGGTCTATCTCGACGACATCAGGCTTGCAGGCAATGATGCGGTCTTTCTCTGGACGCTGGAAGGCATCAACAGCGGATCTGGGGGAACCGGTAATCGCGTGCGTGTCAGCGGTTGGGAGGCCTGGCGCTTGTCGGAGGATTGCCGGGTCGCCCAATCCATGGGTTACTTCGACGCGGTGGAGTACGCACGGCAGATAGAAGAGGGTGTATGA
- a CDS encoding lipid A deacylase LpxR family protein yields MKDCGPFWLLLPVAILLGMIGPAAAQEEPIPPDDRWGLSLVWENDTVADTDRHYTNGVMASLLSPQNETLGLPIELWDVLPGHGEDDKRRVALHVGQSMFTPEDISVEALIPDERPYGGWLHGGISLVSETRNQLRSLTLDLGVVGPYSLGDETQTFVHELVGAGEPKGWGNQIKNEPAILVAYQQKWRFHKALLPDWDIGVDVMPHVTGAAGNVHTFAGGGATLRLGADLPSDFGPLFNRPGEVGATLFRPQRGFSWYLYAGTEGRYVLRNIFLDGNTFRDSHSVDKKPFVADLQMGLALEFQQVRLSYSFVLRSPEFDEQEESDRFGSLNLTFKF; encoded by the coding sequence TTGAAAGATTGCGGCCCATTCTGGCTTCTTTTACCGGTGGCCATCCTATTGGGGATGATCGGGCCGGCCGCAGCGCAGGAAGAGCCGATTCCGCCGGATGACCGTTGGGGCCTCAGTTTGGTTTGGGAGAATGACACCGTTGCCGATACAGACCGGCATTACACCAACGGCGTCATGGCTTCCCTGTTGTCCCCTCAGAACGAGACCCTGGGGTTGCCTATCGAGCTCTGGGATGTCCTGCCCGGCCATGGAGAAGATGATAAGCGCCGCGTTGCCTTGCACGTCGGGCAGTCCATGTTCACGCCGGAGGATATCAGCGTTGAGGCGCTGATCCCTGACGAGCGCCCTTACGGTGGCTGGCTGCACGGCGGTATATCCCTGGTCTCCGAAACACGGAACCAACTACGCAGTCTGACGCTGGATCTGGGTGTGGTCGGCCCCTATTCCTTGGGTGACGAAACCCAGACCTTCGTGCATGAACTGGTGGGCGCGGGGGAACCGAAGGGATGGGGCAACCAAATCAAGAATGAACCTGCCATACTGGTCGCCTATCAGCAGAAGTGGCGCTTTCACAAGGCGCTGCTACCCGATTGGGACATCGGCGTCGACGTCATGCCGCATGTCACCGGTGCTGCTGGTAACGTCCATACCTTCGCCGGGGGTGGAGCAACCTTGCGCCTGGGCGCCGATCTACCCAGCGATTTCGGACCGCTTTTCAATCGCCCCGGTGAAGTGGGCGCCACTCTGTTCAGGCCGCAAAGAGGCTTTTCCTGGTATCTTTATGCCGGAACGGAGGGCCGTTATGTACTGCGCAACATCTTCCTGGATGGCAATACCTTTAGAGACAGCCATTCGGTAGACAAGAAGCCCTTTGTCGCCGATTTGCAGATGGGCCTGGCGTTGGAATTTCAGCAAGTGCGCCTGTCCTACAGCTTCGTCTTGCGCAGTCCGGAGTTCGATGAACAGGAAGAATCCGATCGCTTCGGTTCCCTGAATCTCACCTTCAAGTTTTAG
- a CDS encoding FAS1-like dehydratase domain-containing protein has translation MTEALQQGNWTAKPEVISDHVDLMRARALQASLDLEERAFEIGDTLPPLWHWLYFWKVAPDHALGPDGHPERGGFLPPVAQARRMWAGGRLIFHRPIPLGVRAERRSEVTRIEEKQGRSGPLTFVTATHTISVNGIAAVTEEQDIVYRQPAAGAFERPPGKPPQAEPRWQREFCVDPVLLFRYSALTFNGHRIHYDADYARDEEGYPGLVVHGPLLATLALELFRAHNPRALVTGYRFRALRPIFAGEGFTAAGAADGGLWIIDSEGLVAMEAEAESES, from the coding sequence ATGACCGAAGCCCTGCAGCAAGGGAACTGGACCGCCAAGCCGGAAGTAATCTCCGATCACGTGGACCTGATGCGCGCGCGTGCCCTGCAGGCGAGCCTTGATCTTGAGGAGCGCGCCTTTGAAATCGGCGATACCCTGCCGCCGCTATGGCACTGGCTTTACTTCTGGAAGGTCGCTCCCGACCATGCGTTGGGACCGGATGGGCATCCCGAACGCGGTGGCTTTTTGCCGCCGGTCGCACAGGCGCGCCGTATGTGGGCCGGCGGCCGTTTGATCTTTCATCGCCCTATACCGCTGGGCGTTAGGGCCGAACGCCGTTCCGAGGTGACCCGCATCGAGGAAAAGCAAGGCCGCAGCGGCCCGCTCACTTTTGTCACCGCGACCCATACCATCAGCGTCAACGGTATTGCCGCGGTCACGGAAGAGCAGGATATCGTTTACCGGCAACCTGCCGCCGGAGCGTTCGAACGACCGCCAGGCAAACCGCCGCAGGCGGAGCCGCGCTGGCAGCGCGAGTTTTGCGTCGACCCGGTGTTGTTGTTTCGCTACTCCGCCTTGACCTTTAATGGCCATCGCATCCACTACGATGCGGATTATGCCCGCGACGAGGAAGGTTATCCGGGGCTTGTCGTGCATGGTCCCTTGCTGGCCACGTTGGCGTTGGAGCTTTTTAGAGCCCACAATCCGCGTGCGCTGGTCACCGGGTATCGGTTTCGCGCACTGCGCCCTATTTTCGCGGGCGAAGGATTCACCGCCGCGGGCGCTGCGGACGGAGGCTTGTGGATCATCGATTCCGAAGGGCTCGTCGCGATGGAAGCCGAAGCGGAGAGCGAATCTTGA
- a CDS encoding histidine phosphatase family protein, translating into MSRLHPYPFVYLRHGETDWNKENRLQGRTDVALNAKGIGQAEAARDALAHSGVTVIYHSPLARARRTAEIVNETLGLPMQSVDELREASFGEMEGQITERGSGSWYEAWQSGHHTPAGAECFEAFVFRALMAINSCLRDAQIRGARPLIVAHGGVYWAVRRGAGLTYEGPIANALARLHLPTDGANGLKWRIEDLSSRSEQGALA; encoded by the coding sequence ATGAGCCGTCTTCATCCCTATCCCTTCGTTTATCTGCGGCATGGCGAGACGGACTGGAACAAGGAGAACCGCCTGCAGGGCCGAACCGATGTGGCTTTGAACGCGAAGGGCATAGGTCAGGCCGAAGCGGCACGTGATGCCCTGGCGCACAGTGGCGTGACGGTGATTTACCATTCGCCGTTGGCGAGGGCGCGGCGTACGGCGGAAATCGTCAATGAAACACTCGGTCTTCCGATGCAAAGCGTCGACGAACTGCGGGAGGCCTCCTTCGGGGAAATGGAGGGTCAGATCACGGAGCGAGGTTCGGGATCATGGTATGAGGCTTGGCAGTCAGGCCATCACACGCCTGCGGGTGCCGAATGCTTCGAGGCATTCGTCTTCCGTGCCTTGATGGCGATCAATAGTTGCCTGCGAGACGCCCAGATTCGTGGCGCAAGACCCCTCATCGTTGCGCACGGCGGTGTATACTGGGCCGTTCGACGCGGCGCCGGCCTCACCTACGAGGGGCCCATCGCCAATGCCTTGGCTAGACTTCACTTGCCAACGGATGGGGCCAATGGCCTAAAGTGGCGGATAGAAGACCTGTCCAGCCGATCAGAGCAAGGAGCGCTCGCATGA